Within the Marixanthomonas sp. SCSIO 43207 genome, the region CACAATCGTTTTACGTGCAGAAGAAGGCGTACCTATTGAAGATGCTGTTTTTGTTATGGACGTCGCTAATAAAAATAACTACAAAATTGTATTGGCGGTGCGCCCCAACTAACCAACGCATAGCAATACAAACATTTTTAGTGTTTAATTATAATTAACCCGAACCTCACAACATGTCCTTTTTAGACACAAAACATAAAAAAAAGAGTATGACAATCACGGTAATTTTACATGTGGTTTTACTCATTTTGTTATTTTATGTAGGGTTAACGTACTTAGATCCGCCTCCTGAAAATGGTATTGCAGTCAATTTTGGTACTATGGATACTGGAAGCGGAAACATTCAGCCAAGTGAGCCTATCAAATCTGCACCCAAAGAAACTACACCACCACCTGTTTCACAATCAAAAACTGAAATTAAAGAAGAAGTGTTGACGCAAGATGTAGAGGAAGCTCCTGTTATTAAAAAAGAAAAACAAAAAGAAGTTCAAGAAGAAACGCCTGTAAAACAAAAACCGAAAGAAACACCAAAAAAACCAGACCCAAAACCTGATAAAACCACAACCGATGCATTATCAAATTTAATTAATGCTCCCAAAAGCGACGGTACAGCAAAAGGAAGTGAAGGTAATGATAAAACAGCAGGAGATAAAGGAGACCCCGATGGCGACCCCAATGCAAAAAGCTATTATGGAACCGGAAAAGGACTAGACGGTGACGGAAACTATTTATTAGGGGGCAGAAAAGCGCTTAATAAAGAAAAGTATGTGCAGGACTGTAATGAAGCGGGGAAAGTAGTGGTGAGTATTGAAGTAGACCGAAACGGAAAAGTAATCAGTGCAACACCCGGTGTAAGAGGTACTACAAATAACTCTCGATGCTTACTAGAACCTGCAAAACGAGCAGCTTTAGCAACACGTTTTAATTCAGATAGTGAAGCACCTGCCAAACAAATAGGTAAAATTATTTACAATTTTAGTCTTTCAGAGTAAACTTAAAACTATAATCTCATAGACTATCAAGAAACCATATCCTGGCTATATCAACAGTTGCCTATGTATCAACGTATAGGCAAAACTGCTTTCAAAAAAGATTTATCAAACACACTGGCTTTAGCTTCACATCTTCAGAATCCTGAAAAAAAATTTAAATCTATTCACGTAGCCGGAACCAATGGAAAAGGATCTGTAAGCCATATGTTGGCTTCAACTTTACAAGAAGCAGATTATAAAGTAGGATTGTATACGTCACCACATTTAAAAGACTTTAGAGAACGTATAAAGATTAATGGAACTATGATTTCTGAAGAAGAAGTCGTTTCATTTGTACATTTAAACAAATCTTTTTTAGAAAAGCAAAAACTCTCTTTTTTTGAAATGACTGTGGGCTTGGCTTTTGATTATTTCAGTAAACAACAGGTAGATATTGCTATTATTGAAGTAGGAATGGGCGGTAGGCTTGATAGTACCAATATTCTTATTCCCGAGGTGTCAGTGATTACAAATATCGGTTTTGATCACACAGCTTTTTTGGGAAATACATATGCTGAAATAGCCACAGAAAAAGCCGGAATTATAAAACCATCTGTACCCGTAGTGATAGGTGAAACTGTTTCAGAAACAAAAAGGGTGTTTAAAGCCATTGCATCTTCAAAAAAGGCACCTATTTTATTTGCTGAAGACTTAACTCTTTCAGATTATGAAAGTGACCTTAAGGGAGTTTATCAACAAAAAAATAAAAGAACTGCAATAGCAACTTTGGGTGTTCTTCAAAGTAAAAATTGGAATATTTCAGAAGCAATAATTCAGCAAGGTTTTTTAAATGTAATTAAAAATACAGGTCTTCAAGGGCGGTATCAAATTTTAAGAGAAGGGCCAAAAGTGATTTGTGATACGGCTCACAATAAAGAAGGTTTGCAATTGGTGCTTCAGCAAATACAAAGTGAAAAGTATGCAAAACTTCATATTGTACTGGGTGTTGTAAATGATAAAGACTTACAGATCGTATTGCCGTTGTTTCCTAAAAAAGCTGCGTATTACTTTTGCAAACCAAGTGTTCCTCGAGGTTTGAATGCTTTAACTTTAGCTGCTGAAGCAGAAAAGTTTGAGTTAACAGGGGCTGTTTATAGATCGGTACTTGATTCTTATATGGCGGCTTTACAAAATGCTTCAAGACAAGATTTAATCTACATTGGCGGAAGCACATTCACAGTTGCTGAAGTTGTTTAGTCCTTTTTAGTTTTAAAGTTGGTTTTCTTCTTTTTATCAGGATTGGTAAAAAGACGCTTGAAAAATCCGTCACGTTTGGTAGGTTCACAATCTAGCATTTTAATTACACTGGCAGAAGGTTGTTTAAATTGGGCTTCGGTAAGTTTATTAAAAACAGTGTCTTTATTCATTTTTTGAATCAATTTTGCAGCAATTGGCAATGCTGCATTGGCTCCTTGACCGGTTCTAGTTGTTTTAAAACCGATACGATGGTCGTCATTTCCTACCCAAGTAGCGGTAATTAATTTTGGCATTACAGAAACAAACCAAGCATCTTTATTTGATTGTGTAGTTCCGGTTTTTCCTCCCATATCATTTTTTATGCCATATGTGCTTCTTATGCGAGTAGCCGTACCGTTATTAACAACAGATTGTAGCATTTCTATCATTATCTGTCGGGTGCTTTCAGAAAAAGCGGGTTGTATAGTATCTTTTTTAGATTCAAACGTTTCTATTAATTCTCCTTTATCATTTTCAATTTTTAAAAGATAATGTGGTGAGGCAGGTTTGCTGCTGTTTACAAAAGCTGCGTAAGCACCTGTTAACTCTGCTAGGGATATTTCGGCAGTTCCGAGTGCTAATGAAGGTACTTTTGGTAAGGTTGATGTAATGCCCATTTTTTCTGCCATTTTTATGGTATTGTCAATCCCGG harbors:
- a CDS encoding folylpolyglutamate synthase/dihydrofolate synthase family protein: MDYQETISWLYQQLPMYQRIGKTAFKKDLSNTLALASHLQNPEKKFKSIHVAGTNGKGSVSHMLASTLQEADYKVGLYTSPHLKDFRERIKINGTMISEEEVVSFVHLNKSFLEKQKLSFFEMTVGLAFDYFSKQQVDIAIIEVGMGGRLDSTNILIPEVSVITNIGFDHTAFLGNTYAEIATEKAGIIKPSVPVVIGETVSETKRVFKAIASSKKAPILFAEDLTLSDYESDLKGVYQQKNKRTAIATLGVLQSKNWNISEAIIQQGFLNVIKNTGLQGRYQILREGPKVICDTAHNKEGLQLVLQQIQSEKYAKLHIVLGVVNDKDLQIVLPLFPKKAAYYFCKPSVPRGLNALTLAAEAEKFELTGAVYRSVLDSYMAALQNASRQDLIYIGGSTFTVAEVV
- a CDS encoding energy transducer TonB gives rise to the protein MSFLDTKHKKKSMTITVILHVVLLILLFYVGLTYLDPPPENGIAVNFGTMDTGSGNIQPSEPIKSAPKETTPPPVSQSKTEIKEEVLTQDVEEAPVIKKEKQKEVQEETPVKQKPKETPKKPDPKPDKTTTDALSNLINAPKSDGTAKGSEGNDKTAGDKGDPDGDPNAKSYYGTGKGLDGDGNYLLGGRKALNKEKYVQDCNEAGKVVVSIEVDRNGKVISATPGVRGTTNNSRCLLEPAKRAALATRFNSDSEAPAKQIGKIIYNFSLSE